A genomic region of Miscanthus floridulus cultivar M001 chromosome 3, ASM1932011v1, whole genome shotgun sequence contains the following coding sequences:
- the LOC136541708 gene encoding aquaporin PIP2-6-like codes for MAKEVDVSTLEAGGARDYVDPPPAPLVDIAELGKWSLYRAVIAEFVATLLFLYITVATVIGYKHQTDASGSDAACGGVGILGIAWAFGGMIFILVYCTAGISGGHINPAVTFGLFLARKVSLVRALLYMAAQSLGAICGVALVKGFQSGFYARYGGGANEVSPGYSTGTGLAAEIIGTFVLVYTVFSATDPKRNARDSHVPVLAPLPIGFAVFMVHLATIPITGTGINPARSLGAAIVYNNSKAWSDQWIFWVGPFVGAAIAALYHQIVLRASARGYGSFRSNA; via the exons ATGGCCAAGGAGGTGGACGTGTCCACTCTGGAGGCCGGCGGCGCCCGTGACTACGTCGACCCTCCGCCGGCGCCACTTGTGGACATCGCCGAGCTCGGCAAATGGTCCCTGTACCGCGCCGTGATCGCCGAGTTCGTGGCCACGCTGCTGTTCCTGTACATCACCGTGGCCACCGTGATCGGGTACAAGCACCAGACGGACGCGTCGGGCTCGGACGCGGCGTGCGGCGGCGTGGGCATCCTCGGCATCGCGTGGGCGTTCGGCGGCATGATCTTCATCCTCGTCT actGCACCGCAGGCATCTCTGGTGGCCACATCAACCCGGCCGTCACGTTCGGCCTCTTCCTGGCGCGCAAGGTGTCCCTGGTGCGCGCGCTGCTGTACATGGCCGCGCAGAGCCTCGGCGCCATCTGCGGCGTCGCGCTCGTCAAGGGATTCCAGAGCGGATTCTACGCGCGCTATGGCGGTGGCGCCAACGAGGTCAGTCCCGGGTACTCCACCGGCACGGGGCTCGCCGCCGAGATCATCGGCACCTTCGTGCTCGTGTACACCGTCTTCTCCGCCACCGACCCCAAGCGCAACGCCCGCGACTCCCACGTCCCG GTGTTGGCACCACTTCCGATTGGATTCGCCGTGTTCATGGTGCACCTGGCGACGATCCCGATCACCGGCACGGGGATCAACCCGGCGAGGAGCCTCGGCGCCGCCATCGTCTACAACAACAGCAAGGCCTGGAGCGACCAG TGGATCTTCTGGGTGGGTCCGTTTGTCGGCGCAGCGATCGCGGCGCTGTACCACCAGATCGTCCTCCGCGCCAGCGCCAGGGGATACGGCTCCTTCCGGAGCAACGCCTAG